GTTGCTCAGACATATATCATCCAATTTACTATTGAGTTGTAATTAAAGAAGACATAATCTcgtatttttctttttctttttgtatttgagATTCATGTAGATAGgtgcattttttttttttcaactaaaCAATTGTAGGATTTCCAGATGCTGTTTTGTGAGGATACGCAGCGATGCTTATTTAATCAGTAACACCCAAACATTACCTAATGTTAATTTTTTGTCAAATGAGATCAATGATTATAAATTAaccttcaattttttcaggTTCGGATACAGGAATTCTTTGGTATTATTGCTAATATGTACCTCATAAGAAAACCAGCTCAATCATCGGTTAGGTTCTCTTTCAATTCAGCTAAAAGGTTTTACAGCGATGTTAAAATTACCCCGGAAGTTCGTAAAGTGAAACCACGGTGGTTTTACGCCACCGATATTCCCAACACAAAACCGTTTGGCATAGAGTATCAGTTGAAAAAGAGGCCTACCAAGTTTCTACCATTCACGTCATCAGACTCAGATAGAATAGAGGAAGCGTTTATAAAATTTCAAGCTAAGCTGCCAGAAAGTAGAAGGTTTGTGAATGTCCACGAAGATGGAATGTTCTCTGTCGATTTAATGAATAGGATTCTCAAGCCTGCTTACTGGGAGGGCTTAACCTATGAGGTTCGAAGGGGTGTATGGTTCCTGGATGATAATCTACCGCTACCAGATTTATTGTCAGAGcagattgaagaatattATGCTAAATATAGACCCGACTATTTTTTGGGCAAAGACATGGAAAATCGTAAACATTCATTACCTGggataaaattgaagtcAGAAAAAGAGCTATACACTTTGTACTCGAAGAAGTACCTGGGGGGACCAAGGAAGTGGCCATATAAGGAGTTTGACGATCTGAGTGAGGTTCCCAAGACACTGCATTTTAAATCAGAAAATGAAGCGTTGTTGATTAACGAAGGGAAGCTTTTGCCGGATATGATTGTTGAAAGCTTTAAAGGATATTCTAGTATCTTTGGTATGTATTCCATAAAAAGAGGTtatgagaagaaaaagaacttAGCTGATGAGAATACCAACAAGAAGTCAGAAACACCCTCCAATTCGGCTATTTCACATAAGATCGAAAAAATTGGCGAGGAGCTTGAGCTTGACGAGCTGTCCAGCGATATAAATGTGAAGTTGCAGCAAATAATAGAGAAGGACTATAGTAATGAGACTGTCAAAATCGAAAACAGCAAAGATAGAGAGATTGACCATTTAGTCCTTTGTGTGCATGGTATCGGTCAAAGCTTAAGCTCCAAGTCAACATCTATCAATTTTGCACATGATTGCAATCATCTGCGGAAGCTCTTGAAGGAAGAGTTCATCAAGAAATCCTCTTACTTTGTGCCTTTGGCATATGGCAGAGAAGCTGGAAAAGAcgaaaaactgaaaaactGTAAAGTTCAAGTGTTGCCAATTATTTGGAGATACGATATAGACTTTGGTTTGGACAAGCTatatgaagaatttgattcaaatGGTGACTATAGATTACCTAGGTTATCTGATATAAACATCAATTCTGTTACACCATTAAGAAATATAGCAGCTGATGTTGTGCTCGATGTTCTGTTGTTCTATGAACCTAAGTTCCATGCCAAAATTTTAGAGAGTGTCATCAAGTCagcaaacaaaatataCGATAAGTATTTGGAAAACCATCCTAATTTCAAAGGAAAAGTGTCTATATTAGGCCATTCTCTTGGGTCAGCTATAACACTTGATATTTTAAGTCAACAACCTGACACAATACCTAAGGGTAAGGATTTCAATCCACAGAAGCATCTCAagtttgatgttgaaaactTCTTTGCAATAGGATCACCAAATGGGGTATttaaatttatcaaaagagaaaatatcCATCCAAGGAGAATGAGGGAAAACAGGTCTGGGAACGCACCAGAGGCTGGTGTTGTTTATCCAAAGGTGGAGAACCTTTATAACATTTTCTATGCCACAGATTTAGTTGCGTATCGTATCGAGCCAATTATCCATTCATCTATGAATAGAGTTAAGCCCAAACAGTACCACAGCTTACCAGAGGATAACATGATTACaaacaaattgaaggatATATCCAAAGCATCTACTGGTCTATTATCGAATTCAGTTGTTAAGAAAATTGTAAGCAACACTACCGGATggaaagatttgaaagttCCTGATCCTACTGAAGCTTTTAAGGAAACTGAAACAAGCGTCCATGCTAGTGAGCATGTGAAAGAACTCATGTTTGGACTAAATAAAAACGGGCGTGTCGATTACATGCTTCCGCAAAGTATGTTCGATATAGATATGATTAGCGCCATTGGCTCTCATGTACagtattttgaagatgctgATGTTGCCGATTTCCTACTCAGTGAGCTTTGGAAGAAGCCTCCAGCTACTAGGAAGAAAGATCTAATTGGTGTATTGGCTGACCAACAAGAGGAGGATGAACATCCAAAGAGTGAAAGCCAGGCGGGTCAAGGGGAAAGACACTAGACATCTCCAACGTTAGCAGGACTACATTTCCTAATACAAGCTTCAAAGATCCATGGGGACCATCTACTAACTCGTATATCTATAGTATAGTGGCAGGTGTATATGGAAGGTCCACCCTGTTTGTAAAAGAACGCCTACACTGTTAGAACTATACAAGAGAAACCCTAGATGTTCAGATATCGAGGGCTGGTTTTGCGCTTGTCCAATGCGCGGGCATTTCGAGGAAGTTCAAATGCTTTAAAATGCGACCGTCTCGCTATATGAAGGCACCCAGCGATTCTTATTTCTTTCATTCAAACATGCTCTTTTGAAGTACCTTTCTGAATAACAAGCATTTGACCATGTCTCGGTGGACGTGTCAACTGCCAAAACTGTGTAAGATATGACGATAAAGTTGGCATTTCATACAGGATGCAGATGATGACCAATAGTTTGCTGTGCACCATTCTGATGTACTCAACGCATGACAGATACTCAAACTTGTACTTAACTGACATCATCCTCACGTGTTGTACCATACATCGTCTCTGTAAATTCACCTGCAGCATCTGTAGTGACTCTTGTTGTCTCCTACCTCCCCGGTAGGCATTGCTGGACACAGTCAggttctttttttccctttgtAAGCAAGCAGTAAATCCACGAGTTTTAGGAGGTATAAATTTGGGTGGTGTTTGCGGGCTATGTCTATTACTTGTCAAGGAAAATTAGTGTTTCAGCCTCCAATGCTTTCGGCTTTACTTATGCATTGCCTGACAACTGATGACGCCGACCATGTTCACGCTTGGAAAACGGTCGTTTTCTGCCTAGACCCATGGTACAACGTTGCGGCTTAAGTTCTAGTTTCGAAATTAGcgtctttttttttttttaccgTCAATTATAGTCGCTAAAGAGGGGAAAATAGCCCTCATTTAGTGTATTAGGCCAATGAAGCTTATCTAATTAGGGGTGCccgaaaaaaaaaaaaaagctacAGTGTAATATCAAAGCTAATTGCACTTTATGGaacaaatatatatactgATTATGGCAATAATTGCATAAAGAGCGGATGATGTTCTCATGACAGGCATGTAGACTCACCCCAGGTTCCTATTTAACTGTTATACCTACGTACAAGTGTATCCCCAATTTCTGTAGGTGGTATCTGCAGCATTAGCACAGTACTATCAGCTAACGAGTGATTTCAACAAGCTAATCACTGGCCAACTTCTATTGTCGCCACGCTTCGAGAGAAACCATGGAAGAGTCtgatcttttcaaaaatttgagCACCTTCACCTTTCCCAAACCTGTTCCCCTTCCAAACGACGGCTCGGAGGATGTGGAATCCATCGAAACAACGGCCTCTTCAGATAACGAGGTGTATCCACTGGGAAATAAGTCAACAATATCTCCAAAGGCAACAATCTTTGTGGGTGAACTCAACAAGCCGTCATCtccaaattcttcaacagcGATGCCAAACCATAAACGAATAACTAACCTCGTGTACTCCAACTGCAATGAAAATGGCCTTTCTCTGTCTCTGTCACCGGGCAAGTCTGCCGGTGTGAACAGAACCATCTCTTTCCCTCCAATATCCCCAATAAACACGAAATTCGAATGGGATAAATCGCCAAGACAGCCTACACTTTACAAGACCAGATCATCCGCTACTATGGAATCCTCGTTCTATCAATCACCGAATACGCTTCAGTCGTCTCCACAATCGAATGATTATGCAACTGCCAGGTATTTGAATGACAATAGACCCTTGTCGTCTCCATCAGAGAGGGGCTCCTTTGCAAGTAGTGGTAGAAAGTTTCACCATCGCCGAAGCTTGTCTATTTCCAGTCCAAAGTCTACAGATTTCTCACCCAATTCTAATAGATTCTCCTTTGTCTTTTCTAACGTCgaagaaacaaacacaagCAACTATCACTTGGAGGTCTCTAGGGAATTTCATGATACTGCTCCAATCGATTGTGAAGCACAAGATGACTTTATATTGGAGGAGGAGAATGACTGTGACCACAATAGTTATAGTGAGGAACCCCTCATGTTGTACAAAAACTTTGATGACAGGAATACCGATATTGTCTCCAGACCTACTGCTTCCAGCTCAGGTGTCAGTATAGGAGAAGCCCAAAAAGTGAAGATCCAACGGCCCTCTGTGGTGTACCTTGTATCATCGCCAACAAATCTTGAGCTTGATTTGGACATAATTTCCAATACAGAAcagtgatttttttttcttgctttaACAACATCATgcttttgttgttgatttatGTTATATACCCCagtttttttataaacatATGTGTGTTATTATTGGTATATTAATTAtacttttcaacatttttgttccttctttaaaaaaaaagtaataGAGAGGAGGTACATACAGAGGCAcaaatttattgatataAGTCTATGTATCAACTAtagaatttttttcaaagagtcCAATTGCTTTAAAACCGCAGACTTTGCAGTACCACCTATAGCATCCCTTCTTTCAACTGATtgttcaaaattgaaagtgtCAAAAACATCTgcttcaaatctttcatctatttttttgaattggtCCATTGTCAGTTGATCAATACCACTAAGGCCTGTTACTTCAGCTTCTCTGACACACTCACCAGATATATGATGTGTTTCTCTGAACGGAACACCTTTTCTAACCAGATAATCAGCTAAATCTGTTGCTAACATATCCATACTTAGGgattctttcatttttttggcATCCGGGGTCAATGTCGAGATGACGCCAGTTGCAATGAGAATGGAATGCTCGACTGTTAGCATACAGTCAAACAAAGGTTCCTTGTCCTCTTGCATGTCTTTATTATAGGTTGAAGGGATCGATTTCAATGACATCATAAACCCTGCTAACGAACCAAAGACTCTACCCGATTTACCTCTTAACAATTCCAACGAATCAggatttttcttctgaGGCATTAGTGAAGACCCCGTTGAGTATGCATCTGCAAGTTTAATGAACCCAAATTCTCCTGAAGAGTAAATAATCAAATCTTCGGAGAATCTGGAAATGTGATTCATGAAAAGTGACGACCAAAACATAGTTTCAACGACAAAGTCTCGATCGGAAACGGCGGTCAAAGAGTTACCAATGACACCTGTGAATCCTAGTTCATGAGCCAAAAATTCTCTATCGATTCCATATGGATGTCCTGCCAATGCACCACTGCCCAATGGAGAGACATTGAGTCGTTCAATAATTTGTAAAAGTCTCTTATAATCTTCAGTGAAATATGTTGCATACATGCTTATCCAATGCGACCATCTAATTGGTTGTGCTCTTTGCAAATGTGTATAACCTGGCAttaaaatatcaatttccttttccgCTCTGTTGATCATGGTCTCAATGAAAGACTTGAGATACCCTGCTAGTTTCTTTAATTCATCTCTGACATATAATCTCATGTCAGTTGCCACTTGATCGTTTCTGGATCTCCCTGTGTGGACTTTACCAGAAATGTTTTTGCCAATGATCTCACCCAATCTTCTCTCATTGGCAGTATGGATGTCTTCATCTCCTGGTTTCTCCACAAACTTGTTGTTCTTCCACTCATCATAAATTACTTTCAAACCCCTATGGATCTCCGATAATTCATCAGAGGTGATCAACCCAAGCTTTTCCAATCCCATAGTATAAACCCTAGTACCTTCCAAATCCTGTGCgtacatttttttatcGTATGGTAACGATGCATTGTACAAATCCATTAGAGGATCTGTTGCACCGGTGAATCTACCACCCCATAGTTTTTGTTCTGCTGGCTGGTTGCTCatttatttggttttctgTTCTTTACTaagaaaaatttcacaatAAAATGTGTTGTGGTATAGTATGGGGTAAAGTAAGCAAgcagagaagaagaagtaaGCAATAGAAGTAGAGGATAAAACGAAAAAACTACCAGTATTTATACAGACCGGGGACTACTACAATGACTGCCAAGATGTGTGCACTATTGGGCGCTTAAGAGTCAGAATCTCCCGATTGGGTAATTTTTGCAAAAAGGACAAGCGCGTTGACTAATTGGGACAAAAAGCTCTGATATGCAAAAATGCGTTTTAGTTTAGtagccaaaaaaaaaaaaaacctggaaaatcagaaataaaaaaaaaaaagatcGCGAGCTGGCTGTTTTCTATACGAAATGTATCTAAACGAATAGAGGTGAGTTTCAGTAAATCATTGCattttttgatggattcacaaatttcaaaaggaaaagggGTAATATAATACAGGGAGAAACACACAAGTATGGCTACTCCAATGGATTCCGTGCTACTTATTGGGGGATCTGGGTTTTTGGGTCTTCATTTGATCCAGCAATTCTGGGAAGAGTCACCAAGACCTGATATACACGTATTTGATATCCGTCCATTGCCTGAAAAGATATCCAAGTATTTTACCTTTGATCCAAGCAGAATAATTGTCCATGTTGGTGACTTGACTTCCGAGGAGGATGTGAAGAAGGCCATTGAGGTTTCTAAACCAACAGTCATTGTCCACTCTGCATCTCCTATCCATGGGTTAGGCCAAGAAATTTACGAGAAAGTTAACATCCATGGTACGTCCAATTTAATCAAGTGTGCTAAGGAAATGGGGATAAGAGCTCTGGTTTATACCTCCTCTGCAGGGGTTATTTTCAATGGTGAGGATGTTCACAATGCTGACGAGACTTGGCCGATTCCGGATGTTCCAATGGACGGTTATAATGAAACCAAAGCCATTGCTGAAAATATGGTCTTAGAAGCAAACTCACCAAAGGAGAATTTCTACACGGTGGCATTAAGACCAGCAGGTATATTTGGCCCGGGTGACAGACAACTGGTTCCCGGTCTAAGGCAAGTTCTCAAAAATGGCCAAACAAAGTTTCAGGTTGGTAATAACGATAATCTATTTGATTGGACATACGCTGGTAATGTTGCTGATTCACATATCCTAGCAGCAAAGAAGATTCTCGATCCTGCCACGGTTGATCAGGTTGGTGGGgaaaaattttttgttaCCAACGATACCCCATCTTATTTTTGGACTCTAGCAAGGACTGTTTGGAAAGCTGATGGTCATgttgacaatttcaatattgtGTTGAGCAGACCTGTTGCTATTGCAGTTGGTTACCtatctgaatttttttcGAAACTCGTTGGGAAAGAACCCGGTCTAACACCATTTAGAGTTAAGATCGTTTGTGCATATAGATACCATAACATTACTAAGGCGAAAACTGTTTTAGGATATAAGCCAAAGGTTGGATTGGAACAAGGTATTAGATACACTTTAGATTGGATGGACGAAACTAATGCAGAGTAAGACTTTTgcattttttcctcaatatatatatacttaTGTATACATAGTTGTCTTTTATAAACATGACAGTTCTACGCAAAAATTATGACTGCAGCCTTTCAGATTCACATAAAATACATTTTTGATCTTCATCTTTAGTAGTACCCATATTTTCAAGACATTTTCTGTGGTAAGTGTGCCTgcagttgaagatgaagagcGAATTCGCCCTAGCAGTAGCGGTGTCACATGATAACCCCAAGTGAATACTTTGTAGCTGATGATCTCTCCAGGATTCATATACTATATTTCCTATTTTTCCACCCCAAATCTTTTTACCACATGATTCACATTCAATATTCTCAGGTGACCTTCCTCTCAACTTCAGACTCTCCAAAATTTCCAGATTCTCAAAAGTATCCTGGTCAATCAGTGTCTTAATCAGGGTTAGAATTTCGTGATCATTTCTGTATGATATGAACACTTCCTTTAGCACTACTCTAACATCACCTAATGTTGTATTATGGGTTGAAGACCCATCCaagaatctttgaaatatGGTATTAAAAAATCTAGGGTCATCCTGGCTAACACAAATTACAAATTGGAAAGCAGTCTGAACTACCCTTTTAAATATGTCAATCGCTTTCACTTCTTTTTGTTCCTCCATGAGGGATTTAAGAATGTTGGCAGCTTTCTCAACAAGCCGTACAGTCAAAGCTTCCCTTAAAGTAATTCCTTCCTTCTTTCCTTTCAATATGTTACTGTTCGCTTTCACCACTCTAAACCCCAAATCCAAACAGTTCCAAACTCTATCCTCAAGTTCTTTCTGGTACCCATGCTCTGTCAAATCATGTGCCGTTGCCTGTAGTATATCACATATTCTAATTATAGCTCCCTGATACTCTCCGTGCTCTACAAGCCACTGAATTAAAATTTCAACGTTATTTGCTTCTAACAGCTCAATAACATCTTTGCTCAAGCTGCTTAACCTCCACAAAAATTTTCTGATTTTCAGATCAAAGTTTTTCACTTCTGCATCATCCACTTTCggcttcttcttcaacagtgAAAGTTGTCTGGTTAGACCTTTCAGATACTCCATTCTCAAATCGTCActaaaaacaaaagcaacatcctcttcctctttagCTTCGAAAATAGCCTTGAGATACTCGAATTTGATGGAATGATTAGTAATTTGAGAAGTCAAGGAGTTAAGATCAGGCCATTTAGTAGATATGATCCGTGCCATTTGAGAAGGGGATGTTTCCACAAACATCTCAAAGTTTTCACTAATTAATCTTACCAGCCGATCCATATCGTAGCTATCCAGCACATTAAAGCTCTCTTCTATTATTGAATATGCAGGTTTCAGTAACCaatctttggaaactttTTGAGCCTTTCTCAAACGTACCCATAATTCCAGTAGTTGTACATACTTTTCTTCTGATTGGTATAAACCCTGTAAAACCTGAAAATGGCCAGCCTTTTCTATCTTTAGTAGTAGTACATCTGTATCATATGGTCGATATACCGAAAGCAAAGATTGCAAAGCCAGTTCACAgtctttctcaatttccaaagaatATTCTGGCAAGTCTTTCGCTTGGCATAAAAGGTCAATTATCTCATCCAAAACACTGTCGGCTAACCTAATAAATTGGGGGTACTTTGAATAGTTTCTGCTGatgaaaatacaaatacgAATTTTGTCGACGAAATGAAATTGGTCAGAGCTGTTATGTATAAGGCCTAgtaaaatttcaataactAGTTGCCGATTTATGTGAAGCTCATagtgtttattttgatcATAAGACAATCGAGTATCATTTAGTAGCTCGTCTTCAAATGCTTCGTTTAAGCAAGAAACCATGCTATTACTATCATATTGAAGGAGTAATGATAAATATGGAAACATAGGTTCTTCAgtgatattttcaactgTGTGTAATATTGGAGCTCCTTCTGGCCATGATATAGGAGACCCGTTAAATAGAAAGTAGTAGATGTTAAGTTTTGCAGGTGTATTATCTTCCGGTAGGAGCGAATGTTCTGTTGGATATTGCCTTCCGGTTAACGTATAGGATATATAAGGATAGACATAGCTTATCTGTTCACGCCTTTGAATCCTTAGTTCTTCAGACAAAGTTTTTTCGACTTGATAatactttttgattttcgCAATCGCATTAATTAAAGGCGTAATATAATCATGTAACAGAGACGTCCATATGTATGTTAGGGTTTCATTTAGTTGATATTTGTGACATAGTTGAACCGTCAAATCGATATCTAATTGCTTGATATCCAAAAAGCAGATCAGGTGCTCTAAtgtatcaatatcatccCTTTTTGCATAAAATTCTATCATCGAATGTAATATTGATGGTGAAAAGGATAACGGCTTTGACCTGAAAATGAGTTCTTCAATGActtcaaaaaatacatgCTCTTgctcattttcttgtaatCTGTCATAAATGATCTCATAGAAATCTTCCTGTACATTCAAGACCATGCATGTCTGGATCGCCAATCTAGTACGCCTTTTCAAGTCTCCATGGCTTGCATCCTTTGAATTGAACAAGTATTTTGTTGAGGATTTTAGGACCTGAATCAA
The window above is part of the Pichia kudriavzevii chromosome 1, complete sequence genome. Proteins encoded here:
- a CDS encoding uncharacterized protein (PKUD0A07840; similar to Saccharomyces cerevisiae YOR022C; ancestral locus Anc_5.604), with amino-acid sequence MYLIRKPAQSSVRFSFNSAKRFYSDVKITPEVRKVKPRWFYATDIPNTKPFGIEYQLKKRPTKFLPFTSSDSDRIEEAFIKFQAKLPESRRFVNVHEDGMFSVDLMNRILKPAYWEGLTYEVRRGVWFLDDNLPLPDLLSEQIEEYYAKYRPDYFLGKDMENRKHSLPGIKLKSEKELYTLYSKKYLGGPRKWPYKEFDDLSEVPKTLHFKSENEALLINEGKLLPDMIVESFKGYSSIFGMYSIKRGYEKKKNLADENTNKKSETPSNSAISHKIEKIGEELELDELSSDINVKLQQIIEKDYSNETVKIENSKDREIDHLVLCVHGIGQSLSSKSTSINFAHDCNHLRKLLKEEFIKKSSYFVPLAYGREAGKDEKLKNCKVQVLPIIWRYDIDFGLDKLYEEFDSNGDYRLPRLSDININSVTPLRNIAADVVLDVLLFYEPKFHAKILESVIKSANKIYDKYLENHPNFKGKVSILGHSLGSAITLDILSQQPDTIPKGKDFNPQKHLKFDVENFFAIGSPNGVFKFIKRENIHPRRMRENRSGNAPEAGVVYPKVENLYNIFYATDLVAYRIEPIIHSSMNRVKPKQYHSLPEDNMITNKLKDISKASTGLLSNSVVKKIVSNTTGWKDLKVPDPTEAFKETETSVHASEHVKELMFGLNKNGRVDYMLPQSMFDIDMISAIGSHVQYFEDADVADFLLSELWKKPPATRKKDLIGVLADQQEEDEHPKSESQAGQGERH
- a CDS encoding uncharacterized protein (PKUD0A07850), yielding MEESDLFKNLSTFTFPKPVPLPNDGSEDVESIETTASSDNEVYPLGNKSTISPKATIFVGELNKPSSPNSSTAMPNHKRITNLVYSNCNENGLSLSLSPGKSAGVNRTISFPPISPINTKFEWDKSPRQPTLYKTRSSATMESSFYQSPNTLQSSPQSNDYATARYLNDNRPLSSPSERGSFASSGRKFHHRRSLSISSPKSTDFSPNSNRFSFVFSNVEETNTSNYHLEVSREFHDTAPIDCEAQDDFILEEENDCDHNSYSEEPLMLYKNFDDRNTDIVSRPTASSSGVSIGEAQKVKIQRPSVVYLVSSPTNLELDLDIISNTEQ
- a CDS encoding uncharacterized protein (PKUD0A07860; similar to Saccharomyces cerevisiae YHR018C (ARG4); ancestral locus Anc_1.354) gives rise to the protein MSNQPAEQKLWGGRFTGATDPLMDLYNASLPYDKKMYAQDLEGTRVYTMGLEKLGLITSDELSEIHRGLKVIYDEWKNNKFVEKPGDEDIHTANERRLGEIIGKNISGKVHTGRSRNDQVATDMRLYVRDELKKLAGYLKSFIETMINRAEKEIDILMPGYTHLQRAQPIRWSHWISMYATYFTEDYKRLLQIIERLNVSPLGSGALAGHPYGIDREFLAHELGFTGVIGNSLTAVSDRDFVVETMFWSSLFMNHISRFSEDLIIYSSGEFGFIKLADAYSTGSSLMPQKKNPDSLELLRGKSGRVFGSLAGFMMSLKSIPSTYNKDMQEDKEPLFDCMLTVEHSILIATGVISTLTPDAKKMKESLSMDMLATDLADYLVRKGVPFRETHHISGECVREAEVTGLSGIDQLTMDQFKKIDERFEADVFDTFNFEQSVERRDAIGGTAKSAVLKQLDSLKKIL
- a CDS encoding uncharacterized protein (PKUD0A07870; similar to Saccharomyces cerevisiae YGL001C (ERG26); ancestral locus Anc_4.126) gives rise to the protein MATPMDSVLLIGGSGFLGLHLIQQFWEESPRPDIHVFDIRPLPEKISKYFTFDPSRIIVHVGDLTSEEDVKKAIEVSKPTVIVHSASPIHGLGQEIYEKVNIHGTSNLIKCAKEMGIRALVYTSSAGVIFNGEDVHNADETWPIPDVPMDGYNETKAIAENMVLEANSPKENFYTVALRPAGIFGPGDRQLVPGLRQVLKNGQTKFQVGNNDNLFDWTYAGNVADSHILAAKKILDPATVDQVGGEKFFVTNDTPSYFWTLARTVWKADGHVDNFNIVLSRPVAIAVGYLSEFFSKLVGKEPGLTPFRVKIVCAYRYHNITKAKTVLGYKPKVGLEQGIRYTLDWMDETNAE
- a CDS encoding uncharacterized protein (PKUD0A07880; similar to Saccharomyces cerevisiae YAL002W (VPS8); ancestral locus Anc_4.129), giving the protein METTPSSSSKGFDQRLNSKLSIERSRLATQRVHDINNDLHHHSKSLPIDVTSIGKGQYKFFQWYKLCKIQEQIDSSYFKAEYGLPSLVCTSDEYIAIATSECYILLFSYTQILVKTIKTNNIEPSVWVESMAVSVDSTFLLAGYSNGLINLWDLKKPEPIISVRPVTLHELKYSGKYFHVGHFEGVPVRSVSFIGTRHTAFISSDDSGLVLHHNGGRSLLRYYCNSRVIYGEDNNIEKLLHNETDYSKSILDLKMLPIGSGIAPTDNMGIVAIMTYNRLTLRSLYPSQNNLEIFERSNDGREEKVSGNLAWYPAISGDVDNNNKVPLLAYSWTSSIYLIELHCTEKEDSLGEMQHVVTVVKRGEMKLSESVISLYWLTKKILVAFTESGNLLFIDSQKLMVLRKIDDLSNELEASTVYANNKIGLSQKTFNKSISTYKSNLFIMGRSEFKTGSLLNWADILLDLLNNQNYEEALEEAKAQYEGSTEDLALLSLPTNDEVRHKLMRGYLIQVLKSSTKYLFNSKDASHGDLKRRTRLAIQTCMVLNVQEDFYEIIYDRLQENEQEHVFFEVIEELIFRSKPLSFSPSILHSMIEFYAKRDDIDTLEHLICFLDIKQLDIDLTVQLCHKYQLNETLTYIWTSLLHDYITPLINAIAKIKKYYQVEKTLSEELRIQRREQISYVYPYISYTLTGRQYPTEHSLLPEDNTPAKLNIYYFLFNGSPISWPEGAPILHTVENITEEPMFPYLSLLLQYDSNSMVSCLNEAFEDELLNDTRLSYDQNKHYELHINRQLVIEILLGLIHNSSDQFHFVDKIRICIFISRNYSKYPQFIRLADSVLDEIIDLLCQAKDLPEYSLEIEKDCELALQSLLSVYRPYDTDVLLLKIEKAGHFQVLQGLYQSEEKYVQLLELWVRLRKAQKVSKDWLLKPAYSIIEESFNVLDSYDMDRLVRLISENFEMFVETSPSQMARIISTKWPDLNSLTSQITNHSIKFEYLKAIFEAKEEEDVAFVFSDDLRMEYLKGLTRQLSLLKKKPKVDDAEVKNFDLKIRKFLWRLSSLSKDVIELLEANNVEILIQWLVEHGEYQGAIIRICDILQATAHDLTEHGYQKELEDRVWNCLDLGFRVVKANSNILKGKKEGITLREALTVRLVEKAANILKSLMEEQKEVKAIDIFKRVVQTAFQFVICVSQDDPRFFNTIFQRFLDGSSTHNTTLGDVRVVLKEVFISYRNDHEILTLIKTLIDQDTFENLEILESLKLRGRSPENIECESCGKKIWGGKIGNIVYESWRDHQLQSIHLGLSCDTATARANSLFIFNCRHTYHRKCLENMGTTKDEDQKCILCESERLQS